A genome region from Bufo gargarizans isolate SCDJY-AF-19 chromosome 2, ASM1485885v1, whole genome shotgun sequence includes the following:
- the LOC122927678 gene encoding zingipain-2-like, whose protein sequence is MHLEKFVLFLSTFIVCTLSSQFLDQEWKAWKSKYEKNYGNFRNEMFRRKVWEETWNKVQKHNELADQGLSRYRMGMNKFADMTPEERSSRKCFIANTQSTPQSNVPVQPYSKSHDIPESVDWRESKCVAPVKNQGLCGSCWAFAAVGVFETHHCLKTKELIEFSEQQLVDCDGRNDGCCGGFPHAAMAYISHHGMMSAKDYEYSEKKSNCLFVPDNAVYFNLTKYYTLPEEHNMAISVATSGPIAVGIDASEDLMQYCGGIFEGDCTTRPNHAVIIVGYGTEHDAKTDEDIDYWIVRNSWGKDWGEDGYVKMRRNVNLCGIETVASSVDFAR, encoded by the exons ATGCATCTGGAGAAATTTGTGCTGTTTTTGTCTACTTTCATCGTATGCACCCTTTCGTCACAGTTTCTTGACCAGGAATGGAAAGCGTGGAAATCTAAATATG AAAAGAATTATGGCAATTTTCGCAATGAGATGTTCCGGAGGAAGGTTTGGGAAGAAACCTGGAATAAAGTCCAAAAACACAATGAGCTGGCTGACCAGGGTCTGTCCAGATACAGAATGGGCATGAACAAGTTTGCGGATATG ACACCAGAGGAACGTAGTTCCAGAAAATGCTTTATTGCAAATACACAGTCAACACCCCAGAGCAATGTACCTGTTCAGCCTTACTCCAAAAGTCATGACATACCAGAATCGGTGGATTGGAGGGAATCAAAATGTGTGGCCCCTGTCAAAAATCAAGGGCTTTGTGGATCCTGCTGGGCATTTGCCGCC GTGGGTGTATTTGAGACACATCATTGTCTGAAGACCAAAGAGTTGATCGAATTCAGTGAGCAGCAGCTTGTAGACTGTGATGGCAGAAATGACGGTTGTTGTGGAGGATTTCCACATGCAGCCATGGCGTATATTTCACATCACGGTATGATGAGTGCCAAAGATTATGAATATTCAGAGAAG AAATCGAACTGTTTATTCGTCCCTGACAATGCAGTATATTTTAATTTAACAAAATATTACACTCTGCCTGAGGAACACAATATGGCGATATCCGTGGCAACTAGTGGACCCATAGCAGTTGGAATTGATGCAAGTGAGGACCTGATGCAGTATTGCGGTG GTATCTTTGAAGGTGACTGTACTACAAGGCCAAACCACGCAGTCATTATTGTGGGGtatggtacagaacatgatgcAAAGACTGATGAAGATATAGATTACTGGATAGTAAGGAACAG CTGGGGCAAAGACTGGGGTGAAGATGGTTATGTGAAGATGAGGCGTAATGTGAACCTGTGTGGTATAGAAACAGTTGCTTCCTCTGTGGACTTTGCACGCTAA